Proteins from a single region of candidate division KSB1 bacterium:
- the leuB gene encoding 3-isopropylmalate dehydrogenase, with amino-acid sequence MAAKKICVFPGDGIGPEVVREGLAVLRTLEEIAGRKMFETQEELLGGSSYDVHGVPMAPNALALAKASDAVLLGAVGGPKWDVLPFAVRPERALLGLRKELGLFANLRPAVVFAPLLDASPLRRELVEGIDLMVVRELTGGIYFGEPRGVSMVNGVETGINTEVYTRPEIERVARVAFELARKRTRKVMSVDKSNVLEATELWRKVVSEVGAKEYPDVALSHMLVDNCAMQLIRNPRQFDVIVTTNLFGDILTDEASMITGSIGMLPSASLGGKVGLFEPIHGSAPDIAGKGVANPLATILSVGMMLKYSFDMPGEAAWIEGAVTRVLADGFRTGDIFREGEGNKVGTTEMGERVRDAVRKLSKGVTR; translated from the coding sequence ATGGCCGCGAAGAAGATCTGCGTGTTCCCGGGCGACGGGATCGGCCCGGAGGTCGTGCGGGAGGGGCTTGCCGTCCTGCGGACCCTCGAGGAGATCGCCGGGAGGAAGATGTTCGAGACGCAGGAGGAGCTGCTGGGCGGCTCCTCGTACGACGTGCACGGGGTCCCGATGGCCCCGAACGCCCTGGCGCTGGCGAAGGCGTCCGACGCGGTGCTGCTGGGAGCGGTGGGCGGCCCGAAATGGGACGTCCTCCCGTTCGCCGTCCGTCCCGAGCGGGCGCTCCTGGGCTTAAGGAAGGAGCTGGGGCTGTTCGCCAACCTGCGTCCCGCGGTGGTCTTCGCGCCCCTCCTCGACGCCTCCCCGCTGCGGCGGGAGCTGGTCGAGGGGATCGACCTCATGGTGGTGCGCGAATTGACCGGCGGGATCTACTTCGGCGAGCCGCGGGGCGTGTCCATGGTCAACGGGGTGGAGACCGGGATCAACACGGAAGTGTACACGCGCCCGGAGATCGAGCGGGTGGCCCGGGTCGCCTTCGAACTGGCGCGCAAGCGCACCCGGAAGGTCATGTCGGTGGACAAGTCGAACGTCCTGGAGGCGACCGAGCTGTGGCGCAAGGTCGTCTCCGAGGTGGGGGCGAAGGAGTACCCGGACGTCGCGCTCTCCCACATGCTCGTGGACAACTGCGCGATGCAGCTCATCCGCAACCCGCGCCAGTTCGACGTCATCGTGACCACGAACCTGTTCGGCGACATCCTGACCGACGAGGCGTCCATGATCACCGGCTCGATCGGGATGCTCCCCTCCGCGTCGCTCGGCGGCAAGGTGGGGCTGTTCGAGCCGATCCACGGCAGCGCGCCCGACATCGCGGGGAAGGGGGTCGCCAACCCGCTGGCGACGATACTTTCCGTCGGGATGATGCTAAAATATTCGTTTGACATGCCCGGGGAGGCCGCCTGGATCGAGGGCGCGGTCACACGGGTTCTCGCCGACGGATTCCGGACCGGGGACATCTTCCGCGAAGGCGAGGGGAATAAGGTCGGCACGACCGAGATGGGCGAGCGGGTCCGGGACGCCGTCCGGAAATTGTCCAAAGGGGTGACGCGATGA
- the leuD gene encoding 3-isopropylmalate dehydratase small subunit gives MILSGKAWKYGDDVDTDVIIPARYLNSSDPAELARHCMEDIDASYAGKVSPGDFIVAGKNFGCGSSREHAPISIKASGASAVVARSFARIFYRNAFNMGLPIFEAPEAVDAIETGDRISVDMEKGILRNETKGKEFRFSPIPPFMQELVAAGGLLNYIKTRKKGS, from the coding sequence ATGATCCTTTCGGGAAAGGCGTGGAAGTACGGGGACGACGTCGACACGGATGTCATCATCCCCGCGCGGTACCTGAACAGCTCCGACCCGGCGGAGCTGGCGCGGCACTGCATGGAGGACATCGACGCGTCGTACGCCGGAAAGGTGTCCCCGGGCGACTTCATCGTGGCGGGGAAGAATTTCGGGTGCGGCTCCTCGCGCGAGCACGCCCCCATCTCCATCAAGGCGTCGGGCGCCTCGGCGGTCGTCGCCCGGTCGTTCGCGCGGATCTTCTACCGGAACGCCTTCAACATGGGGCTGCCGATCTTCGAGGCGCCGGAGGCGGTCGACGCGATCGAGACGGGGGACCGGATCTCCGTGGACATGGAGAAGGGGATCCTGCGGAACGAGACGAAGGGGAAGGAGTTCCGGTTCTCCCCGATCCCCCCCTTCATGCAGGAGCTGGTCGCCGCCGGGGGCCTGCTGAACTACATCAAGACCCGGAAGAAGGGGAGCTGA
- a CDS encoding aspartate-semialdehyde dehydrogenase, protein MSGKRFNVAVAGATGAVGEVFLQILAERKFPIKNLRLLASERSVGKKLKFAGQEFPVELLSKDAFQGIDIALFSAGASRSKEFAPAAWAAGAVVVDNSSAFRMEPDIPLVVPEINPEAIGMYTKRGIIANPNCTTIISIMPLKPLHDFGTLTRVVASSYQATSGAGAKAMAELIAQTKAFAKGESLEVAAFKHQIAFNVIPHIDAFLENGYTKEEMKMTNEGRKIMGIPDLRVTCTTVRVPVLTAHSISINAQFARKITREKARELIAKFPGCQVMDDPGNNVYPMPLFCAGKDDCYVGRIREDDSAENSLNLWVCGDQLRKGAALNAVQIAEVLAQKYLQPARV, encoded by the coding sequence ATGAGCGGCAAGCGGTTCAACGTGGCCGTCGCCGGCGCGACCGGGGCGGTGGGTGAGGTGTTCCTGCAGATCCTCGCGGAGCGGAAGTTCCCGATCAAGAACCTCCGGCTCCTCGCATCCGAGCGGTCGGTGGGGAAGAAGCTCAAGTTCGCCGGACAGGAGTTCCCCGTGGAGCTTCTCTCCAAGGACGCCTTCCAGGGGATCGACATCGCCCTGTTCTCGGCTGGCGCGTCGCGGAGCAAGGAGTTCGCCCCGGCGGCGTGGGCGGCCGGCGCCGTGGTGGTCGACAACTCCTCCGCGTTCCGGATGGAGCCGGACATCCCGCTGGTGGTGCCGGAGATCAACCCGGAAGCGATCGGGATGTACACGAAGCGCGGGATCATCGCCAACCCGAACTGCACGACGATCATCTCGATCATGCCGCTCAAGCCGCTGCACGACTTCGGCACGCTGACGCGGGTCGTGGCGTCCTCATACCAGGCCACCTCGGGGGCCGGCGCCAAGGCGATGGCGGAGCTGATCGCGCAGACGAAGGCGTTTGCGAAGGGCGAGTCGCTGGAGGTGGCGGCGTTCAAGCACCAGATCGCCTTCAACGTCATCCCGCACATCGACGCCTTCCTGGAGAACGGCTACACCAAGGAAGAGATGAAGATGACCAACGAGGGGCGCAAGATCATGGGGATCCCCGACCTGCGCGTCACCTGCACCACGGTGCGCGTGCCGGTCCTGACCGCCCACTCGATCTCGATCAACGCGCAGTTCGCGAGGAAGATCACGCGGGAGAAGGCGCGGGAGCTGATCGCGAAGTTCCCCGGGTGCCAGGTGATGGACGACCCGGGAAACAACGTCTACCCGATGCCGCTGTTCTGCGCGGGGAAGGACGACTGCTACGTCGGCCGCATCCGCGAGGACGACAGCGCCGAGAACAGCCTCAACCTGTGGGTGTGCGGCGACCAGCTCCGCAAGGGCGCGGCGCTGAACGCGGTGCAGATCGCCGAGGTGCTCGCCCAGAAGTACCTGCAGCCCGCCCGCGTATAA